In Kordia antarctica, the following proteins share a genomic window:
- a CDS encoding PQQ-dependent sugar dehydrogenase produces MKSRNYLLFVLLFPILLFSQDVSLQSFASGFTRPVDIKHANDSRLFIVEQDGVIKILNSAGITNPTPFLDIDTRVRSTANEQGLLGLVFDPNYATNNRFYVNYINLSGNTVIARFTTSANPDIADDTSEEILLTITQPYNNHNGGSLAFGNDGFLYIALGDGGNGGDPQNYAQNLQSLLGKILRIDVSGATSYTVPATNPFVGNPAGLDEIWSYGLRNPWKMSFDSDNGELWIGDVGQSNKEEINNVPIVNAGYNFGWRCYEGNSTFNTSGCPSMSTITFPVAQYNYGGSPFKCSITGGYRYRGADYSDFQGLYFFADYCTNEIGTLEYSGGSWNMTFNGPFSGNIATFGEDSSKELYAAGLSNGVIYKIIDTTLDVEENSLSNNYQLYPNPTQDFFQINNQNSASQIKEVVMYSFSGKLISNTRISTENQKITTSQLSKGIYIVQLISNNDAVSYHKLVIN; encoded by the coding sequence ATGAAATCAAGAAACTACCTATTATTTGTCCTACTTTTTCCTATTTTATTGTTTTCACAAGATGTATCTCTGCAATCATTCGCATCAGGATTTACAAGACCCGTAGACATTAAACACGCCAACGATTCCCGATTATTTATTGTAGAACAAGATGGCGTCATCAAAATTTTAAATTCGGCAGGAATCACAAATCCAACACCTTTTTTAGACATTGACACGCGCGTTCGTTCTACAGCAAATGAGCAAGGATTATTAGGATTGGTTTTCGATCCAAATTACGCAACCAACAATCGGTTTTATGTAAATTATATCAATCTTAGCGGAAATACGGTCATTGCAAGATTTACAACTTCCGCAAATCCTGATATTGCTGATGATACTTCTGAAGAAATTCTACTCACAATTACACAACCGTACAACAATCACAATGGCGGTTCGCTAGCTTTTGGGAACGATGGCTTTTTATACATTGCTTTGGGCGATGGCGGAAATGGTGGAGATCCACAAAATTATGCACAGAATTTACAATCTCTTTTGGGTAAAATTCTTCGAATTGATGTGAGCGGCGCGACTTCATACACAGTTCCTGCTACGAATCCATTTGTTGGAAATCCTGCAGGTTTGGACGAAATTTGGTCTTATGGACTTCGAAATCCTTGGAAAATGTCCTTTGATAGCGATAATGGAGAATTATGGATTGGCGATGTTGGACAAAGCAATAAAGAAGAAATCAACAATGTTCCTATTGTAAATGCTGGTTATAATTTTGGTTGGAGATGTTATGAAGGAAATAGTACTTTTAATACTTCTGGTTGTCCATCAATGTCAACAATTACATTTCCTGTTGCGCAATATAATTATGGCGGAAGTCCTTTTAAATGCTCTATTACTGGCGGTTATCGCTACAGAGGTGCTGATTATTCAGATTTTCAAGGATTGTACTTTTTTGCTGATTATTGTACTAACGAAATAGGAACATTAGAATATTCAGGCGGTTCCTGGAATATGACGTTTAACGGTCCATTTTCTGGAAATATTGCCACGTTTGGCGAAGATTCAAGCAAAGAATTATACGCCGCAGGATTATCTAACGGAGTAATTTATAAAATCATTGATACCACTTTAGATGTGGAAGAAAATTCACTTTCAAACAATTATCAATTGTATCCAAATCCTACACAAGACTTTTTTCAAATAAACAACCAAAATTCAGCATCACAGATTAAAGAAGTTGTTATGTATTCGTTTAGTGGAAAATTAATTTCTAACACACGTATTTCTACTGAAAATCAAAAAATTACAACAAGTCAGTTGAGTAAAGGAATTTACATTGTGCAATTAATTTCAAATAATGACGCTGTTTCATATCATAAATTAGTAATAAATTAG